The following are encoded in a window of Prochlorococcus marinus CUG1417 genomic DNA:
- a CDS encoding DUF2237 family protein, whose translation MTKNNQNQLNVLGEKIEICSCAPMTGWFRDGFCNYDKNDGGNHSICCVMDDNFLKYSKSQGNDLITPMPIYSFPGLKDGDHWCICLDRWKQALLDGLAPKVILESTNIVVLESVPLEKLKEYQFNKK comes from the coding sequence ATGACCAAAAATAATCAAAATCAGTTAAATGTCCTTGGAGAAAAAATTGAGATTTGTAGTTGCGCACCAATGACAGGGTGGTTCAGGGATGGATTTTGCAACTATGACAAAAATGATGGAGGAAATCATTCCATATGTTGTGTAATGGATGATAATTTCTTGAAATATAGTAAATCACAAGGTAATGATTTAATAACTCCAATGCCTATTTATTCCTTCCCAGGACTAAAGGATGGTGATCATTGGTGTATTTGTCTTGATAGGTGGAAGCAAGCATTATTAGACGGTCTTGCACCAAAAGTCATATTAGAATCAACGAATATCGTAGTCTTAGAATCAGTACCTCTGGAAAAATTGAAAGAATATCAATTTAATAAAAAGTAA